From a region of the Phycisphaerae bacterium genome:
- a CDS encoding AAA family ATPase, whose amino-acid sequence MKSTLLNGVHLKGFLSFGPKSEQIELTKLNVLIGPNGVGKSNFIEAMELLHATPADFSGAIRIGGTPTDWIWRGGKGTATARIEALVSPVNGIPELRYAIEFAESATRLEIVDEVLEEAEKADLKAKDVRFYYRFQRGRPAINVSETVTDTVSHREYKQRKLKRENIDPQQSIFSQMKDPDLYPEITTTAKRFGAMQVFREWSFGRSAALRAAQPANLPTDVLLPQLVNLGLVLNDLEHRAEWSRFNELMRKFLPRYQRLSTKVSAGAVQVYLHEEGLKAPVAATRLSDGTLRFLALLAILLSPETAPLICIEEPELGLHPDAMSLLADLLTEASEKTQLIVTTHSDVLISALTEQAESVLVCEYLENGTELRRLESAKLKHWMAKYRLGEVWRLGKLGGNLW is encoded by the coding sequence ATGAAATCGACATTACTGAACGGGGTTCACCTGAAGGGCTTCCTGTCCTTCGGGCCCAAGAGCGAACAGATTGAGCTGACCAAGCTCAACGTGCTCATCGGTCCCAACGGCGTGGGCAAGAGCAATTTCATCGAAGCGATGGAGCTGTTGCACGCAACGCCGGCCGATTTCAGTGGCGCCATTCGCATCGGCGGCACACCGACGGACTGGATCTGGCGGGGAGGAAAGGGAACGGCGACCGCACGTATTGAGGCGCTCGTTTCGCCGGTCAACGGCATCCCCGAACTGCGGTACGCAATCGAATTCGCGGAGTCCGCGACCAGGCTTGAGATCGTCGATGAGGTGCTCGAAGAAGCGGAGAAGGCTGATCTCAAGGCAAAGGATGTACGGTTCTACTATCGGTTTCAGCGAGGTCGTCCGGCAATCAACGTGAGCGAAACCGTGACTGACACGGTGAGCCATCGCGAGTACAAGCAACGGAAGCTCAAACGAGAGAATATCGATCCGCAGCAATCAATCTTCTCGCAAATGAAGGATCCGGACCTGTATCCGGAGATCACGACCACCGCGAAGCGGTTCGGGGCGATGCAGGTGTTTCGAGAGTGGAGTTTCGGACGCTCCGCGGCACTCCGCGCAGCACAGCCGGCGAACCTGCCGACCGACGTGCTGTTGCCACAGCTCGTCAATCTCGGATTGGTGCTGAACGACCTGGAACATCGGGCGGAGTGGTCACGATTCAACGAGCTCATGCGAAAGTTCCTCCCTCGCTACCAGCGCCTGAGCACTAAGGTCTCGGCCGGGGCAGTGCAAGTCTACCTGCACGAGGAAGGGCTGAAAGCGCCGGTTGCCGCGACGCGGCTGTCGGACGGCACGCTGCGCTTTCTGGCGCTGCTGGCCATTCTCTTAAGCCCGGAAACGGCACCGCTTATTTGTATCGAAGAGCCGGAACTGGGACTGCATCCCGACGCCATGTCGCTGCTCGCCGATCTGCTGACGGAAGCGTCGGAGAAGACGCAGCTCATCGTGACCACGCATTCGGACGTGCTGATCTCGGCACTGACCGAACAAGCCGAATCCGTACTCGTCTGCGAGTACTTGGAGAATGGCACCG
- a CDS encoding N-6 DNA methylase: MPPLENGLRGELEAVVKKARVIAERGARSAIESLTVHEARSGAHLDKSGQQLRARLRAHAKQLGDGRNAQGAQEITRLVRECAYEHWHRMLFARFLAENELLIHPEHNVSVSLDDVEELAREAGLDKWELASRFAQGMLPQIFRVDDPVLAVALPRERTLELEQLLESLPPATFRADDSLGWVYQFWQAEEKDRVNASGEKITGETLPAVTQLFTEHYMVLFLLHNTIGAWHAGKALAARPELAANATSEQKLSAAVRLNSQGGYDFEYLRFVREQQEGDENGEPTGPWRPAAGTFDGWPRETKDLKVLDPCCGSGHFLVAAFDLLVRLRMTEDGLSLDDAIRSVLAENLFGLEIDGRCCQIAAFNLALTAWRMAGKAIELPALNVACSGIGPHATADEWIVLAEQSGVPMPTLGRQAIKEGLLNLHRLFSQAPILGSLIDPTELPTDLIAADYETIKPYLAAILKAEKADDETRERAIAASGMVRAADLLAGDYTLVITNVPFLGSGNQASLLKSHIKRMTGQARADLAIAFMQRCLAFCVNGGCTSTVLPQGWLYSASQEPVRRLLLRAGRWHFLVRLGTGAFDTISGAVVNVALFAVDTTTLLGGRFFGIDVSDVAPAQSKAKAAKVAQISLVSQEAQINRRDQRISFDDAEAPELLDDYARAYQGMTTGDLPQFGRVFWELPQLTDNWRFFQSTVVDRQYFGGRSQAIHWEDGNGRMKEVSQDPFRGSLAWDRPGVAVSQMGDLPVTIYGGDAYDNSVSIISPKKTEHLPAIWAFCYSELYCDAIRKVDRSLKVSNASLTKVIFDLSYWQRIAAEEYPDGLPEPESDDPTQWLFHGRPDEAQEGTVLQVAVARLLGYRWPAELDEKMRLSKRARALVERCGEVAQFADDDGVVCIPPVRGERSAADRLAALLAACGVKADRDLNAWLRDEFFQEHCGLFHHRPFIWHIWDGRKDGFSALVNYHKLAAPGGAGRRLQTALTHAYLGDWIKDQKDQVNDGKPGAEARLAAALDLKAELESILAGEPPYDIFVRWKPLREQPIGWEPDINDGVRLNIRPFLLAKDVGRKGAGILRFKPNIKWDKDRGKEPNRSKTDYPWFWNCDPEQHAAHRTDFAGGGDFDGNRWNDLHYTNAFKQAARNA, translated from the coding sequence ATGCCTCCACTCGAAAACGGTCTCCGTGGCGAGCTTGAAGCCGTCGTCAAAAAGGCACGCGTGATTGCCGAGCGCGGGGCCAGGTCGGCCATTGAATCATTAACCGTGCACGAGGCCAGGTCGGGTGCTCATCTTGATAAGTCGGGCCAGCAGCTTCGGGCTCGCCTTCGGGCACACGCCAAGCAGCTTGGCGACGGCCGGAACGCCCAAGGAGCGCAGGAGATTACGCGTTTGGTGCGGGAGTGCGCGTACGAGCACTGGCACCGGATGCTGTTCGCCCGGTTTCTGGCCGAAAACGAGTTGCTGATCCATCCAGAGCACAACGTCTCGGTCAGTCTGGACGATGTCGAGGAGCTCGCCCGCGAGGCCGGGCTCGACAAGTGGGAGCTGGCAAGCCGATTCGCCCAGGGCATGCTGCCGCAGATCTTCCGTGTCGATGATCCGGTGCTCGCCGTGGCGCTGCCACGGGAACGCACGCTCGAATTGGAGCAGCTCCTTGAATCACTCCCGCCGGCGACGTTCAGGGCGGATGACAGTCTGGGCTGGGTCTATCAGTTCTGGCAGGCCGAAGAAAAGGACCGCGTGAACGCGTCGGGCGAGAAGATCACCGGCGAGACATTGCCGGCCGTCACGCAGCTCTTCACCGAGCACTACATGGTGCTCTTCCTGCTGCACAACACGATCGGGGCCTGGCATGCCGGCAAGGCGCTAGCCGCGCGTCCAGAGCTGGCGGCCAATGCGACGAGCGAGCAGAAGCTTAGTGCTGCCGTGCGGCTCAATTCCCAGGGCGGCTACGACTTCGAGTACCTGCGCTTCGTACGCGAACAGCAGGAGGGAGATGAGAACGGCGAGCCGACCGGCCCGTGGCGGCCGGCAGCCGGCACATTCGACGGTTGGCCGCGCGAGACCAAGGACCTCAAGGTTCTCGACCCCTGCTGCGGCAGCGGACACTTCCTCGTCGCGGCGTTTGACTTGCTGGTCCGGCTGCGCATGACCGAAGATGGCCTGTCGCTGGACGACGCCATCCGGTCGGTCCTGGCAGAGAATCTGTTTGGCCTTGAGATTGACGGCCGCTGCTGCCAGATCGCCGCATTCAACTTGGCACTGACTGCCTGGCGGATGGCGGGCAAGGCCATCGAATTGCCCGCCTTGAATGTCGCATGCAGTGGAATAGGTCCGCACGCCACGGCGGACGAGTGGATTGTACTGGCCGAGCAATCCGGTGTTCCCATGCCAACGCTCGGTCGTCAGGCGATCAAGGAAGGCCTGCTGAACCTGCACCGGCTCTTCTCGCAGGCGCCGATTCTAGGATCGCTCATCGACCCTACCGAGCTTCCGACGGACCTTATTGCGGCCGACTACGAGACGATCAAGCCGTACCTCGCGGCGATCCTCAAGGCCGAGAAGGCCGACGATGAGACCCGCGAGCGAGCCATCGCCGCATCCGGCATGGTGAGGGCGGCCGATCTCCTGGCCGGCGATTACACGCTCGTTATCACGAACGTGCCATTCCTGGGTAGCGGAAATCAGGCAAGTCTACTCAAGTCACACATCAAACGAATGACCGGTCAGGCCCGTGCAGATCTGGCAATTGCATTTATGCAGCGGTGTTTAGCCTTCTGCGTTAATGGGGGCTGCACCTCAACTGTCCTCCCCCAAGGATGGCTCTATTCAGCATCGCAGGAGCCGGTGCGCCGCCTATTGCTCCGCGCCGGGAGATGGCACTTTTTGGTTCGCCTGGGGACTGGAGCGTTTGACACGATAAGCGGTGCGGTTGTGAATGTTGCCCTATTCGCAGTGGACACCACTACATTACTAGGCGGGAGATTCTTCGGCATCGACGTGTCCGATGTGGCACCGGCCCAATCGAAAGCTAAAGCAGCGAAGGTGGCACAAATATCTCTTGTATCGCAGGAAGCGCAGATTAACCGGCGTGACCAGCGGATTTCGTTCGACGATGCCGAAGCCCCCGAACTCCTGGATGACTATGCCAGAGCGTATCAAGGTATGACTACCGGCGATCTTCCTCAATTCGGAAGAGTGTTTTGGGAGCTACCACAACTAACTGACAACTGGCGGTTCTTCCAAAGCACAGTAGTCGATCGACAGTACTTTGGAGGGCGAAGCCAAGCGATTCACTGGGAAGATGGTAATGGACGCATGAAGGAGGTGTCACAAGATCCATTTCGTGGAAGTCTCGCGTGGGATCGACCCGGAGTTGCAGTGAGCCAGATGGGCGATCTTCCTGTCACAATCTATGGTGGTGATGCTTACGACAACAGCGTGTCGATCATTTCTCCTAAGAAGACGGAGCATCTTCCTGCCATCTGGGCATTCTGCTATTCGGAACTGTACTGCGACGCAATCCGCAAGGTCGATCGATCACTGAAGGTGTCCAATGCATCACTGACTAAGGTGATATTCGATTTGAGCTATTGGCAACGGATTGCGGCAGAAGAATATCCCGACGGCCTGCCCGAACCAGAGAGCGACGACCCGACGCAATGGCTCTTCCACGGGCGGCCGGATGAGGCGCAGGAGGGCACGGTGCTCCAGGTCGCAGTCGCACGGCTGCTGGGCTACCGCTGGCCGGCGGAACTCGACGAAAAGATGCGGTTGAGCAAGCGGGCTCGAGCACTGGTTGAAAGGTGCGGGGAGGTGGCCCAGTTCGCGGATGACGACGGCGTCGTCTGCATTCCTCCCGTTCGCGGGGAGCGCAGCGCAGCCGACCGATTGGCGGCCCTGCTGGCAGCATGCGGTGTCAAGGCCGACCGTGACCTGAACGCCTGGCTCCGGGATGAGTTCTTTCAGGAACATTGTGGGCTCTTCCACCATCGTCCGTTCATCTGGCACATCTGGGACGGCCGGAAAGACGGTTTCTCCGCGTTGGTCAATTATCACAAGCTCGCCGCCCCTGGTGGCGCGGGCCGGCGACTGCAGACGGCGCTGACCCACGCGTACCTTGGCGACTGGATCAAGGATCAGAAGGACCAGGTCAACGATGGCAAGCCTGGCGCCGAAGCACGGCTGGCAGCGGCACTCGATCTGAAGGCCGAACTCGAAAGCATCCTCGCCGGCGAGCCGCCGTACGACATCTTCGTCCGCTGGAAGCCGCTGCGCGAACAGCCGATCGGCTGGGAGCCGGACATCAACGACGGCGTGCGACTTAACATCCGTCCGTTCCTGCTGGCTAAAGATGTTGGCCGCAAGGGTGCCGGCATCCTGCGGTTCAAGCCCAACATCAAGTGGGACAAGGACCGCGGCAAGGAACCTAACCGCTCAAAGACAGATTACCCGTGGTTCTGGAACTGTGACCCCGAGCAACACGCCGCCCACCGAACCGACTTCGCCGGCGGCGGCGATTTCGACGGCAACCGTTGGAACGACCTGCACTACACGAACGCGTTCAAACAGGCGGCGAGAAACGCCTGA
- the brxC gene encoding BREX system P-loop protein BrxC: MKNRELFVRDPAVSELINNGQARITEGRTEQERRVLREELSHFVCEGKYADGIIRMLESFLGNLGSSQQPAAWVSGFYGSGKSHMLKMLHHLWVNTEFPEDGATARTLVPDLPGEIEDALKELDTQGRRFGGLHAASGTLPAGGMESVRLAVLGIILRSQGLPETYAQAKFCLYLKQNGFFDSVKAQVESKGKDFIRELNNLYVSPILHDALVEVDPGYGDRKAVRELLKKQFNQPGDITTAEFLATTKEVLLTGGQIPCTILLLDEVQQYIATDDGRATSVVEIAEALSKEMGCRVLLVGAGQSALGADTRQLTKLLARFTINIELQDQDVEAVTRKVLLSKKPDKLPELKAKLDSYAGEIERQLAGTRIGPRTEDRKLLGIDYPLLPTRRRFWEAVLRAVDPSGTSSMLRAQLRIIHDAIRDLADQPVGTVISGDYIFEQLQAGMVQQGVLLRELDETIRKLDDGTEQGKLARRVCGLVFLIRRLPRDGSVDLGIRATCEMLADLLVGDLKDGGAVIRRDLPPLLDKLVEEGVLLKDHEEYNLQTKEYSEWDKEFRAKKSRLQNNTGEIYHARDALIRDSAATAVKGVKLIQGESKIARKINIHFGDDPPEVNGAEIPVWVRDEWNCSAKSVLDAARAAGNDSPIVFVFVPKQDDEALRNQIIQYQGAKETLDLKGIPGTDEGKEARNAMQARMEDAVRRRDSLITEIVGRARVYKGGGTEQHELTVEEKIRSAAEDALDRLFPRFRDGDHKNWAVAISRAKTGSDSPLEAINWTAATEQHPVCKEVMRIVGSGAEGRAVRKELGESPYGWPQDAIDGALICLHATGHLTARYAGNALVAGQLDQAKAGKAEFRVETATLSAQDKIKLRGLFQEAGLSAKTSDDLTIKSSEFLDVLEKLSERAGGEPPLPERPKTVHLADLRSLAGNERLVKMLADLDALKANAKDWKAAAELADKRRPGWVLLKRMETHATALPEFDEIRTGSRGVEDNRLLLDGTDHVKPLVKKAAGVLRTVVSDAHTQLKNRHAEELAKLEANDCWQKINKGQREQILSEEAIADVPTIDVGSDESLLVTLDATPVSAWKDKTDALPNRFANAAMKAAKLLEPKTQRVHLSSGTLKTPDDVKAWLADQERVLLAKVNEGPVIIG; the protein is encoded by the coding sequence ATGAAGAACCGTGAACTGTTTGTTCGTGATCCGGCGGTCAGCGAGCTGATTAACAACGGCCAGGCGCGCATTACCGAAGGACGAACCGAGCAGGAACGCAGGGTGCTGCGCGAGGAGCTTTCCCATTTCGTCTGCGAAGGCAAATACGCTGATGGCATCATCCGGATGCTGGAGTCGTTTCTCGGCAATCTGGGCAGCAGTCAGCAACCAGCCGCGTGGGTGTCGGGCTTCTACGGCTCCGGCAAGTCCCACATGCTCAAGATGCTCCATCACCTCTGGGTGAACACGGAGTTCCCGGAGGACGGTGCCACCGCGCGAACGCTGGTCCCCGACCTGCCGGGCGAGATCGAGGACGCCCTCAAGGAACTGGACACGCAGGGGCGCCGCTTCGGAGGCCTCCACGCAGCGTCCGGCACGCTTCCGGCCGGCGGGATGGAGAGTGTTCGGCTCGCGGTTCTCGGCATCATTCTCCGGTCGCAGGGCCTGCCTGAGACCTACGCCCAGGCGAAGTTCTGCCTCTACCTGAAACAGAATGGTTTCTTCGATTCAGTCAAGGCGCAGGTCGAATCCAAGGGGAAGGATTTCATCCGGGAGCTGAACAACCTGTACGTCAGCCCCATCCTCCACGACGCGCTGGTGGAAGTGGACCCCGGTTATGGCGATCGCAAGGCCGTTCGAGAGCTGCTCAAAAAGCAGTTCAATCAACCCGGCGATATCACGACCGCCGAATTCCTGGCCACGACCAAGGAGGTCCTGCTAACCGGCGGGCAGATCCCCTGCACGATTCTCCTGCTCGACGAAGTGCAGCAGTACATCGCGACGGACGACGGGCGGGCAACCAGCGTGGTCGAGATCGCAGAGGCCCTGTCGAAGGAAATGGGCTGCCGCGTGCTGTTGGTCGGGGCCGGCCAAAGTGCGCTCGGCGCCGACACTCGCCAACTCACCAAATTGCTGGCCCGGTTCACCATCAACATCGAGCTTCAGGACCAGGACGTCGAGGCGGTCACGCGGAAGGTTCTACTGAGCAAGAAGCCGGACAAGCTGCCCGAGTTGAAGGCCAAGCTGGACTCGTACGCCGGCGAGATTGAGCGACAACTCGCCGGGACGCGCATCGGACCGCGGACTGAGGACCGTAAGCTTCTCGGCATCGACTATCCGCTGCTTCCCACGCGACGGCGTTTCTGGGAAGCCGTGCTTCGTGCGGTGGACCCGAGCGGCACGAGCAGCATGCTTCGTGCGCAGCTCCGAATCATCCACGATGCCATCCGCGACCTGGCGGATCAGCCGGTCGGCACAGTGATCTCCGGCGACTACATCTTCGAGCAGCTTCAGGCCGGGATGGTTCAGCAAGGCGTCCTGCTTCGTGAGTTGGACGAGACGATTCGGAAGCTGGACGACGGTACCGAACAGGGCAAGCTGGCAAGACGTGTATGTGGCCTGGTCTTCCTGATCCGACGGCTGCCGCGCGATGGCAGCGTTGACCTGGGTATTCGCGCCACGTGTGAGATGCTCGCGGATCTCCTGGTCGGGGACCTAAAGGACGGCGGCGCTGTTATCCGAAGGGACCTGCCGCCCCTGCTGGACAAACTCGTTGAAGAGGGAGTCCTGCTCAAGGACCATGAGGAATACAACCTTCAGACCAAAGAGTACTCGGAGTGGGACAAGGAGTTCCGGGCCAAGAAGAGCCGGCTGCAGAACAACACGGGTGAAATCTACCACGCCCGCGATGCCCTAATCCGCGACTCCGCGGCCACCGCCGTCAAAGGCGTCAAACTCATCCAGGGCGAAAGCAAGATCGCCCGCAAGATCAACATCCATTTCGGCGACGATCCCCCCGAAGTGAACGGCGCGGAAATCCCCGTCTGGGTACGGGATGAATGGAACTGCAGCGCGAAGAGCGTGCTTGATGCCGCCCGTGCGGCCGGCAATGACAGCCCGATCGTCTTTGTTTTCGTGCCGAAGCAGGATGATGAGGCTTTGCGCAATCAGATCATCCAGTATCAGGGCGCCAAAGAGACGCTTGACCTGAAGGGTATCCCCGGCACGGACGAGGGCAAGGAAGCCCGCAACGCCATGCAGGCCCGCATGGAAGATGCGGTGCGGCGCCGTGACAGCCTCATCACGGAGATTGTCGGTCGTGCCCGCGTCTACAAGGGCGGCGGGACCGAGCAGCACGAATTGACCGTTGAAGAGAAGATTCGCAGCGCCGCCGAGGATGCCCTGGACCGGCTTTTCCCCCGATTCCGCGACGGCGACCACAAGAATTGGGCGGTGGCCATCAGCCGGGCAAAGACCGGCTCCGACTCCCCGCTTGAAGCGATCAACTGGACCGCCGCGACCGAGCAGCACCCGGTCTGCAAGGAAGTGATGCGAATCGTCGGTTCCGGCGCCGAGGGCCGGGCCGTGCGAAAGGAACTGGGCGAAAGCCCGTACGGCTGGCCGCAGGATGCCATCGACGGCGCCTTGATCTGCCTGCACGCGACCGGCCACCTGACCGCCCGGTACGCCGGCAATGCGCTCGTGGCCGGGCAACTCGACCAGGCCAAGGCCGGCAAGGCCGAGTTCCGCGTGGAAACCGCGACACTCAGTGCCCAGGACAAGATCAAGCTCCGCGGGCTCTTCCAGGAAGCCGGCCTCAGCGCCAAAACCTCCGATGACCTGACCATCAAGTCGAGCGAGTTTCTCGATGTGTTGGAAAAGCTGTCGGAACGGGCCGGCGGCGAACCCCCGCTCCCGGAACGGCCCAAGACGGTCCATCTGGCCGACCTTCGCAGTCTGGCCGGCAACGAACGGCTGGTGAAGATGCTCGCCGACCTCGATGCACTGAAGGCCAACGCCAAGGACTGGAAGGCCGCGGCCGAACTGGCCGACAAGCGGCGACCTGGCTGGGTCCTGCTGAAACGCATGGAGACTCACGCGACCGCTTTGCCCGAATTCGACGAGATTCGTACGGGGAGTAGGGGTGTTGAGGATAATCGCCTGCTGCTCGATGGGACCGACCACGTCAAACCGCTGGTCAAGAAGGCCGCCGGCGTATTGCGTACGGTCGTGTCCGATGCGCACACCCAACTGAAGAATCGCCACGCCGAGGAGTTGGCCAAGCTCGAAGCCAATGATTGCTGGCAGAAGATCAATAAGGGCCAACGCGAGCAGATTCTCAGCGAAGAGGCCATCGCCGACGTGCCCACCATCGACGTGGGTTCGGACGAATCGCTGCTTGTGACGCTTGATGCGACGCCGGTGTCCGCGTGGAAGGACAAAACTGACGCTCTGCCGAATCGGTTCGCCAATGCGGCCATGAAAGCGGCGAAGCTGCTTGAGCCCAAGACGCAGCGGGTTCACCTCAGCAGCGGCACGTTGAAGACGCCGGACGATGTGAAGGCCTGGCTGGCCGACCAGGAGCGGGTACTGCTCGCGAAAGTGAACGAGGGGCCAGTCATTATTGGCTGA
- a CDS encoding DUF1788 domain-containing protein, translated as MGRIDELADRYERHIAPLWQRNLTGAERTIMIVYPKEDERKLRARRHDFEVRTRSAGYSWREFDFTNLFPDWMAADDYREAYFECPEDIEMKLDSEFTAFVVDKLRQCVTSPDVDSRTVVGVFGAAALYGFTRISTVLRAVEADIRGRLVLFFPGEYEENNYRLLDARDGWNYLAVPITLHQGDVDQ; from the coding sequence ATGGGACGGATTGACGAACTCGCTGATCGGTACGAACGGCACATCGCTCCACTTTGGCAGCGCAACCTGACCGGTGCTGAGCGCACAATCATGATCGTTTATCCCAAAGAGGATGAACGAAAGCTGCGGGCTCGACGCCACGATTTCGAGGTCCGTACGCGTTCCGCCGGGTATAGCTGGAGAGAATTTGACTTCACCAACCTCTTTCCAGACTGGATGGCGGCGGACGACTACCGGGAAGCCTATTTCGAGTGTCCCGAAGACATCGAGATGAAGCTGGACTCGGAGTTCACAGCCTTCGTCGTCGATAAGCTGCGCCAGTGCGTCACGTCACCCGATGTCGATTCACGCACGGTCGTCGGGGTGTTCGGAGCGGCCGCCCTCTACGGATTCACGCGGATATCCACGGTGCTCCGCGCAGTCGAAGCCGACATCCGCGGCCGGCTGGTGCTGTTCTTCCCGGGCGAGTACGAAGAAAACAACTATCGGTTACTCGATGCACGCGATGGTTGGAACTATCTCGCGGTGCCCATCACCCTGCACCAAGGAGATGTTGATCAATGA